One segment of Thermosynechococcus sp. HN-54 DNA contains the following:
- the infB gene encoding translation initiation factor IF-2 — MSIGKVRIYDLSKELNLDNRDLLAICEQLGIAYKSHSSTISDADADRIRDAAKTYQPHSAPPRKVSKTPPPVKKASAPPKTQQIVAVHTQPRSEMPEAPKPQLQQPPARPQPPQPPARPTPPEPVATKPVEPVAPKPPTPPTKPEPTPPRPAPALVPPPARPTKKVEKVAAAPPPRKELKEPPKKEKVAIAPAKPSSQDRIEIVQRAVPLAPVKPSEIAPKPSMPELQPPPAKPIPPVLRPPNPPKPVIETVEVLDDKSVSKVIKDRHRHKDFDDEENKRKSSRVVKLREEVIDEEEELELTSRLVGVHQVTVDVSQSLQRPPKPKAPRPARPVTPAAKTEKSSEKKQPRHRDRRHEEPAEAPPPDHITIEGPMSVQELASLVRRPEAEIIKILFFKGIAATINQTLEVETIELVAKELGITVETAQHKAEATKVTEMLESSDLDHLQRRPPVVTIMGHVDHGKTSLLDAIRNAKVAQGEAGGITQHIGAYHVDVEHNGEKHQVVFLDTPGHEAFTAMRARGARVTDIAVLVVAADDGVQPQTIEAISHAKAAKVPIIVAINKIDKESAQPERVKQELTEYGLVPEEWGGDTIMVPVSALQQQNLDTLLEMILLVAEVEDLYANPDRPAKGTVIEAHLDRARGPVATLLVQNGTLRVGDILVAGACFGRVRAMIDDRGQRVEAATPSFAVEVLGLADVPAAGDEFEVLSDEKAARALAEERAAAQRQSRLAQAAAARRVSLTSLSSQAREGELKELNLILKADVQGSVEAILAALNQLPQDQVQLRVLLAAPGEITETDVDLAAASSAVIIGFNTTLASGARQAAEQHNVDIREYNIIYKLLDDIQGAMEGMLEPELVEEELGQAEVRAIFPLSKGAVAGCYVLNGKLVRNCKVRVLRQQNVIHTGILSSLKRMKDDVREVAAGYECGVRLDDFQQWQEGDIIYAFQTVTKRRSLGSGSDRN, encoded by the coding sequence ATGAGCATTGGTAAAGTTCGCATTTATGACCTATCAAAAGAACTCAACCTAGATAATCGAGATTTATTGGCGATCTGTGAACAGTTGGGAATTGCCTATAAGAGTCACAGCAGCACAATTTCCGATGCCGATGCCGATCGCATTCGCGACGCTGCCAAAACCTATCAACCCCATAGTGCCCCTCCCCGTAAAGTTTCAAAAACACCGCCTCCAGTGAAGAAAGCCTCAGCCCCTCCAAAAACACAGCAGATTGTTGCTGTGCACACTCAACCCCGCTCTGAGATGCCAGAAGCGCCCAAGCCTCAATTACAACAACCTCCCGCTCGCCCCCAACCGCCGCAACCCCCTGCGCGACCCACTCCCCCTGAACCTGTTGCCACGAAGCCAGTGGAACCTGTGGCGCCCAAGCCCCCTACACCCCCCACAAAACCCGAACCGACACCACCGCGCCCAGCCCCTGCTTTAGTCCCTCCGCCCGCCCGCCCCACGAAGAAAGTGGAAAAAGTCGCTGCGGCTCCCCCGCCCCGCAAGGAGCTAAAGGAACCCCCTAAAAAAGAAAAGGTGGCGATCGCTCCCGCCAAACCCAGCAGTCAAGATCGCATTGAAATTGTCCAGCGGGCAGTTCCCCTTGCACCCGTCAAGCCTTCGGAAATAGCGCCCAAGCCCTCCATGCCGGAGCTACAACCGCCACCAGCAAAACCCATTCCCCCAGTCCTGCGGCCACCGAATCCACCGAAGCCCGTCATAGAGACCGTTGAGGTACTCGATGACAAGTCCGTTAGCAAAGTTATCAAAGACCGCCACCGTCACAAAGACTTTGATGATGAGGAAAACAAACGGAAATCCTCCCGCGTCGTCAAGTTGCGGGAAGAAGTTATTGATGAAGAAGAAGAACTCGAACTCACCAGCCGTTTGGTCGGGGTACACCAAGTAACGGTCGATGTCAGTCAATCACTGCAACGGCCACCCAAGCCCAAGGCGCCTCGTCCCGCCCGCCCCGTCACGCCAGCGGCGAAAACCGAAAAAAGCAGCGAGAAAAAACAACCCCGCCACCGCGATCGCCGTCACGAAGAGCCAGCCGAAGCACCACCGCCCGATCACATTACGATTGAAGGCCCGATGTCAGTGCAGGAGTTGGCCAGTTTAGTGCGTCGACCCGAAGCGGAAATCATTAAAATTCTCTTCTTTAAGGGGATTGCTGCCACCATCAACCAAACCCTTGAGGTGGAAACGATTGAACTCGTGGCCAAAGAATTAGGGATCACGGTGGAAACGGCACAGCACAAAGCCGAGGCCACAAAAGTCACCGAAATGCTGGAGTCGAGCGACCTCGATCACCTGCAACGGCGTCCGCCCGTGGTTACGATTATGGGTCACGTGGATCATGGCAAAACCAGCCTTCTCGATGCCATCCGCAATGCCAAGGTTGCCCAAGGGGAAGCAGGCGGTATCACCCAACACATTGGCGCCTACCACGTGGATGTCGAACACAACGGCGAGAAACATCAGGTGGTCTTTCTCGATACCCCCGGTCACGAAGCCTTTACCGCTATGCGGGCACGGGGGGCACGGGTCACCGATATTGCCGTTCTTGTTGTTGCTGCCGATGATGGGGTACAACCCCAAACCATTGAAGCCATTAGTCACGCCAAAGCAGCCAAAGTTCCGATCATTGTCGCCATCAACAAAATTGACAAAGAGTCTGCCCAACCGGAGCGGGTCAAGCAGGAACTCACTGAATACGGTCTGGTGCCCGAAGAGTGGGGCGGCGACACGATTATGGTGCCCGTCAGTGCCCTGCAACAGCAAAATCTCGATACGCTCCTAGAAATGATCCTGCTTGTGGCTGAAGTGGAGGATCTCTACGCCAATCCCGATCGCCCCGCCAAAGGCACCGTCATTGAAGCCCACTTGGATCGGGCACGCGGACCTGTGGCCACATTGCTGGTACAAAACGGTACCCTGCGGGTCGGTGATATTCTGGTGGCAGGTGCCTGTTTTGGTCGAGTTCGCGCCATGATTGACGATCGCGGGCAGCGTGTCGAGGCAGCAACCCCCTCCTTTGCAGTCGAAGTCTTGGGTCTGGCGGATGTCCCTGCTGCCGGGGATGAATTTGAAGTCCTCAGCGATGAAAAAGCCGCCCGTGCCCTTGCGGAGGAGCGAGCTGCCGCCCAACGCCAATCCCGCCTTGCCCAAGCCGCAGCCGCCCGACGGGTCTCCCTTACCTCGTTGTCCAGTCAAGCCCGCGAAGGGGAACTCAAAGAACTCAATCTCATTCTCAAAGCCGACGTTCAAGGTTCCGTCGAGGCGATTTTGGCGGCCCTCAACCAACTGCCTCAAGATCAAGTACAGTTGCGAGTCTTGTTGGCTGCCCCCGGCGAAATTACTGAAACTGATGTTGACCTTGCCGCCGCTAGTAGTGCTGTCATCATTGGCTTTAATACTACCCTTGCCTCAGGGGCACGCCAGGCAGCAGAACAGCACAACGTTGATATTCGCGAATACAACATCATCTATAAGCTCCTCGATGATATTCAAGGGGCAATGGAGGGGATGCTGGAACCCGAACTGGTTGAGGAAGAACTGGGTCAAGCTGAAGTGCGAGCTATCTTCCCCCTCAGCAAAGGGGCTGTGGCCGGTTGTTATGTCCTCAATGGCAAGCTCGTGCGCAACTGCAAAGTGCGGGTGCTGCGCCAGCAAAATGTCATTCACACGGGCATCTTGAGTTCGCTTAAACGGATGAAGGACGACGTCCGCGAAGTTGCGGCGGGCTACGAATGTGGTGTGCGCTTGGATGATTTCCAACAATGGCAAGAAGGAGATATTATTTACGCCTTCCAAACAGTGACAAAACGTCGTAGTCTTGGCAGCGGTAGCGATAGAAACTAA
- the rimM gene encoding ribosome maturation factor RimM (Essential for efficient processing of 16S rRNA) — protein sequence MVTPCPEASDWLCIGQIVGAHGLRGEVKVKPLSDFPERFTVAGSRWLRSPRQPQPYAVTLLRGRFLPRAEQFVVTFAEVSDRSAAEALKGAEILVPASDRPPLAANEYHLMDLIGLAVYHQGQRVGEVVGLVNAGNDLLEVQLLDPAQEAPRSVYIPFVPAIVPVVDLAARRIEIDPPLGLLP from the coding sequence ATGGTGACCCCCTGCCCTGAGGCGAGTGACTGGCTCTGTATTGGCCAAATTGTCGGCGCCCACGGCCTGCGGGGGGAGGTCAAGGTCAAGCCCTTGAGTGATTTTCCCGAACGCTTTACAGTGGCGGGTTCTCGTTGGTTGCGATCGCCCCGGCAGCCCCAACCCTATGCTGTTACGCTCTTGCGCGGGCGATTTTTACCCCGTGCCGAACAGTTTGTGGTTACCTTTGCGGAAGTCAGCGATCGCAGCGCAGCGGAGGCGCTCAAGGGGGCAGAAATTTTAGTCCCCGCCAGCGATCGCCCACCCCTTGCGGCTAATGAATACCACCTCATGGACTTGATTGGACTCGCCGTGTATCACCAAGGTCAGAGGGTTGGCGAAGTGGTGGGCTTGGTCAATGCGGGCAATGACTTACTAGAAGTGCAGTTACTCGACCCAGCGCAAGAAGCCCCCCGATCGGTGTATATTCCCTTTGTGCCAGCCATCGTGCCGGTGGTTGATCTAGCAGCCCGAAGAATTGAAATTGATCCCCCCTTGGGGCTGTTGCCCTGA
- a CDS encoding precorrin-8X methylmutase, with protein MEWHQSDVAQLRLIDQLLAGHNLSPAQYDITRRVIYATGDLEYLNLIVYSEQALQSGVAALAAHTPIVVDVTMVQVGVLSYTQNTFGNPIYCGAETFTRPQQEKSRIAFGIETLARRHPTAIFVLSSDHSALEPLLTLVEAQEIRPALIIDAAPNFLPPILDRLQKSWVPHISIKGCKGGVSVATAIMNGLLKLAWTAYGDPLP; from the coding sequence ATGGAATGGCACCAATCTGATGTTGCGCAATTACGGCTGATTGACCAGTTGCTGGCCGGGCACAACCTGAGTCCAGCACAGTACGATATTACGCGCCGTGTGATTTATGCGACGGGGGATTTAGAATATCTGAATTTGATTGTCTATTCAGAGCAGGCTCTGCAATCCGGTGTAGCTGCCCTTGCCGCTCATACCCCGATTGTGGTCGATGTCACGATGGTGCAGGTGGGGGTGCTCTCCTACACCCAAAACACCTTTGGCAACCCCATCTACTGCGGTGCTGAAACCTTTACCCGTCCGCAGCAGGAGAAGTCTCGCATTGCCTTTGGCATTGAAACCTTGGCACGGCGCCATCCCACAGCCATTTTTGTCCTCAGTAGTGATCATTCAGCCCTAGAACCCCTACTGACCCTAGTGGAAGCTCAGGAAATTCGTCCTGCCTTAATTATTGACGCTGCCCCCAATTTTCTCCCCCCCATTTTGGATCGGCTGCAAAAGTCTTGGGTGCCCCACATCTCCATTAAGGGTTGCAAGGGGGGTGTGAGCGTTGCCACAGCCATTATGAACGGTTTACTGAAGTTAGCTTGGACGGCCTATGGTGACCCCCTGCCCTGA